TCGCTTTTGCCGGCGACTTTCTGAAGGCAGTACTCCTGCTGCTCGTGCTGACAAGATTCTTTCCGGCCATGTCGCGAGAAACACTGCTTGTGGCGGCCGTTGCGGTGGTCCTGGGTCATGATTTCTCCGTTCTTGCCGGGTTCAAGGGAGGTAAGGGTGTTGCCACGACATTCGGCGTCGTGGTTGTTCTGAGCTGGCCCGTCGCTCTCGTGGAGTTGGGTATCTGGGTCGCAGTCATGGCGCTCCGCAATACTGTTTCTCTCGCATCAGTGGCTGTGTTCGCCACTCTTCCGGTTGCAGCGCTTCTTCTGAGACAGCCGCCGAAACTTGTCCTGATCTACGCACTGCTTGCTGCGCTCGGCATTGTTCGGCATGCTGCGAACATCCGTCGCTTGAGGACTGGGGAAGAGCCCAAGCTCGACCGGTCCTATTTTCGGAGGCGGTAGATATCTCTTCCTGAGAGTGTCCTGCTGGACACGTGTTCAGACGCCGATTTCCGCCGGCTGTCCGAACGTATTGCTTCGGGAGCCGTCGTAGTATTCCCGACGGACACCGTCTATGGCATCGGCTGCAGCGCGGCGTGCGCGTCTTCGGTTACCAGAGTGTTCGCAGCAAAGCATCGCGATGCTGCCAAGCCGTTGCCCGTTTTTGTACCCGATATCGCTCGTATCCTGCCGTGGGTCGAGCCTGCGGTACGTGTGATGGCCGAGCGTCTTGCCAGCGTATTCTGGCCTGGGGCGCTTACCATCGTCGTCGATGTTGCAGGGAGTGGTCTCCACACACAGCCCCTGCCCCATCCAGAAGCATCCAGCATCGGTTTCAGGGTGCCCCGCCATACTGGACTCCTTCGCTTGCTTGCCTCAGGCGTCCTGATGGCACAGACAAGTCTGAATGAGAGCGGTGAGAGTGTCATTGAGAGTCTGGACGCGCCCGGGGCCGCCGGGTTGCTGGAGCGAGCGGATCTGGTCCTGGACAGCCGACAGCGTCCCGAAGGCCATCCGTCGACGGTTGTCAGATTGACAGTGGGGTCATGGTCCATGCTCCGCGAGGGCAGCATCTCTTCTGCTGATATCGCTGGGGCGCTTGTGGGAGAGGGTTCGTGAGACGTGACATTGCCATCGACGGACCCTCTGGATCGGGCAAGACGTCGGTGGGTCTCCGGGTGGCCAACGAGCTCGGTCTGATGCTGGTCGACTCCGGGCTGTTGTACAGAGTGTATACCGCGGCCTATGTCGAGCAGTTTCCGTCTGACCGCTGCCCGCGGAGCGATCGCCTGTTGCGTATTCTCGAGCGTAGCATAAGCTACGAGCCCGGGGGGACAGTTCTGTTTGACGGGCACGTTCTTCAGGTGCCCCTCCACGACCCGACGGTAGACAGCCTCGTGTCGCCTGTCAGTGCGGTGCCCCAGGTGCGGGCTGCTGTGAACAGGGAGCTGCGAAGCATCGCCTTGCTCCAGGATGTTGTCATGGTTGGCAGGGACATAGGAACGACCGTTCTCCCTATAGCTTTTCTGAAGGTGTTCATTACTGCGGACCCGGATGTTCGCGCCAGACGGCGAGTCGCCCAGCTGGAGCGTCAGGGCATCTCGGTCGACTACGGCGCCGTGCTGGCCAACATCAGGGAGCGTGATGCGATAGACTCGTCCCGAGAAGACTCGCCTCTTCGATGCACAGAGGAGCACGTCAAGCTGGACAACTCTGCTGATGGCTCCGATGGAGTCGTGCAGGCAATCCTTTCCGAGTACCACAGGAGGCTTGAGCATGCTGTATGAACTGGTTGTCCCGGCCGGCCGGCTCTGGTTCAGTACCTTCTTCAACCTCCGCGTCATCGGGCTTGAGAATGTGCCGAGGCACGGACCAGGACTCATCTGCGGCAACCACTGCAGCTATCTGGATCCCATGCTTGCCGCCTTCGCGGTGCCGCGCAAGGTCTACTGTCTGTCACGCAAGGAGACCTACCAGCACCCGCTGCTGGGGCCATTCATACGCCATCTGGGTGCCGTACGCATCGACAGGGAGTCTCTGGCCGACAAGGATGCCCTCCAGGCGGTGCTGGCAATCATGGACCACGGCGACCTGTGTATGATCTATCCTGAGGGAACGCGGTCACCAGACGGATGTCTGCAGAACCCTCACAACGGGGCGGCTTTTCTGGCAGTGAAGTCGGGAGCACCGGTGGTCCCTATGGCCATCATCGGGTCATACGAGTGCTGGCCGAGGCAGAGGAGAGTCCCCAGAGTCGGCCGCATTACCGTGCGCATAGGTCAGCCAGTCACGTATCACCTCCCCCCGGAGCGCGAGAGTCGCAAAGAAGACCTGACGGCGATCAGTATGGACATCATGGGTCGCATTCGGACACTTCAGGAACAGGGGCACGCCTGACATGCGTGTTGTACTGGCACACGACCTTGGCTACTGTTCGGGCATTCGGCGAGCGATTGGCGCGGCTGAGACGGCTTTGCGTTCGGAAGCGACGGTGGCGGCAACAGACACCCTCCTTCACAATGTCGGCGAGATGGACCGGCTTGGCTTAATGGGGCTGCGATCTGTGGAACTGCTGAGCGAACAGGAGCTGAGCACTGCGACGATTCTGCTTCCGGCTCACGGCTCCACATTGCCTGAACGCCTTGGAAGGATTGCCAGCGCGCGAGCCGTGCGGGATCTGACCTGCCCCATCGTGAACCAGGCCCGCGACGCTGCAAGCCGGTTTGCGGATGCCGGCGTTCCTGTGGTGGTCGTCGGTGACAAGGAACATCGAGAGACCCGCTATCTCATGGAGGCTGCCGGCAGTCAGTTGCTCAGCGTCGTGGCTTCAGAGCAGGACCTGGAGACTCTCGAGATATCAGTCTCCCGTGTGGGGGTCGTCTACCAGACGACACAGTCTCGCGAGTTCAGACAGCAGGTCCTGGAATGGTTTCGACGGAGAGGAATCGAGGTTGCCGAAAAAATGACGCTATGTCCGGAGGTATTACGAAGGCAGGACGGAGCTGTCGCTCTGGCACGGCGTTGCACGGTCATGCTGGTCCTGGGAGACAGTTCCAGTGCCAATACCAGAAGACTGGTGGTGGCAGCAGTCTCTGCTTGTCCGAGGACATATCTTATTCGGGACGCGGCCGTATTGCTCGAGGCGGGGCTGAACTGCGATGACGTCGTGGGAGTCGCAAGCGGTACGTCTTGCCCCCAGGCAGCAATCGATGGAGTCATGGCAGGGCTGAGGCAAATCTGTCCCGACGTTCGCGTGGAGGTGGACGCATAACCCATGTCTGTGTTGCAGGTGCGGGCACCTGAGGGACTGCAGTAGCCAATCCGGGTGCCTTGACGGCAACCGCATGGCGCGTGAAGCTACTGGCAGGGGGACATCTGCTTCTGAGGTACAAACCAGCCAGCGTACTGTCATTGAGGGACTCCCAACCCTCGAGGCTCTTGCAAAAATCGCTGAACTGAGTAACATTGACTTGCCTGTCGTCCATCTGCTGCACGGGATCGTCGCCGGAAGCGTCACGCCTCTGGTTGGTCTCCAGCGTCTGGTGAGCCGGGAAACGAAAAGCGAGTTCCAGCAAACGAGTTGGAAAAGGTGGTCAGGTGACAAAGTCGGATCTTGTGGTAGCGGTTGCAGCGAAGACAGGTTGTTCCAGAGCAGTTGTGGAAAACGTGCTGCACCAGGCTTTGAACACTTCCAGCAAGGAGTTGCGGGCAGGTCGTAAGGTTACCCTGACCGGTTTTGGGGTTTTCTGTGTGTCCGTGAGAAAGGCTCACTCGGGTGTGAACCCGAAAACGCGTGAAGCGGTGAACGTGCCGGAGAAGCGTGTTGTGATCTTTCGGATGAGCGGAAAGCTGAAGAAGCTGGTTGAGAACAAATAGTCGGGGCGTGGCGTAGTTTGGCTAGCGCACCAGCATGGGGTGCTGGGGGTCACAAGTTCGAATCTTGTCGCCCCGACCACTATTTGTCGGGATGTGGCTCAGCTTGGTAGAGCGCTTGGTTCGGGACTAAGAGGTCGTGGGTTCGAATCCCACCATCCCGACCAGCAATTATCCAAACCGGAGGGGTACGAATATGATCGAGGAGTTCATCCAGAGCTTGCAGCAGGCTGAGGTCGAGGCGGATGGCATCATCAAGGCTGCGCGCGAGAGAGTTCAGACTATCCGGCGCGACTCGGAGTCTGCTCTCGCTATGGTCAGGGCTTCTGCGGAGTTGATGCTGCAACGGCGACTTGACCCAATCGACCAGGAAACGAACCAGCACATGAAACTTGCCGAGGATCAGTTTTGCCTCGATCTCAAACAGCAGCTTGAGAGCCTCGAGCTCCGGGCGCATGATCGTAGACGCGTTGCCCTGGATCTGCTGCTGTCAAGACTCACCGCTCGCTAGCATGGCGATCGACAGAGTACAAGAGTTCGCTCTTGCTTTTCCGCACAACAGGGAAGACGAGGTTCTGTCTTGCCTGTACGGCGCGGGAATGGTACACCTGACTTCGTATACCCCATCGAATGATTCTCAAATCGGTGCAGCTGCCGCGTTTTCGCTGGATGTTTGTCGTCCGGAGAGGGAACAGTCGTTGAGCCATATCGCCGAGGAATTGGAGCTTGCCAGCGCGACGCTCTCGTTCTTCGCCGAAGTAAACCCCGTGACCAAGGGACTCGTTCTGAGTTTCTTCCCAGACGAAGTGTATGTCAGTGTCACTGACATGAACAAGACCGCTTCGATGGCTTCAAGCAATGGCTATACAGACATGATGCGCAGTGTGCTTGCGCTGAAGGTCCAACTGGCGGAACAGCGTCATCGCGTTGACCAGCTTCAGCAGGACAAGGCGACGATGCTGCCGTGGGCATCACTGCCGGTGGATTTCGGTGAGGTTTCTCGTTGGCAACGGATTGCGCTCATTGCAGGTACCATATCATCGTTGGACCTGGCGCGATCCTTCAAGCGCTTGTTGGACCATGGCACTGCCGTTGCAGTTGATACGGTGTCTGAGACGAAGAACATGAGCAACGTGGTCGTTGCATGCCTGCATACTCAGACGGATGACGTTCGCGCGGTGCTGGCGTCGGAGGGTTTCGTCGAGCAGGACTTGTCGTGTGCCAGCGGCACCGTGGCGTCTCTGGTCGACCGTATGACGGAAGAGCATCGTGCGGTTCGAGAGAAGATCGCCGCACTCCAGCTCGAGGTTTCCTCCTTCCTCGCCCGTAAACAGGAGATCGTTGTGTATCGCGAGTATCTCCTGAATGAACGGACACGTCTGGAGGCTTCGCACGATGTTACGCGGACAGAGCGCTGCAGCGTGGTCACCGGGTATGTTCGAGAGGTTGACGTGGATTCTCTGCAGAAGCTGTGCGCAGGTTTCGGCGGCATTGTC
This Coprothermobacter sp. DNA region includes the following protein-coding sequences:
- the plsY gene encoding acyl-phosphate glycerol 3-phosphate acyltransferase encodes the protein MNTFNYILRDLAVIAVAYLVGSLPFSYIFAKMIKGVDITKVGSRNMGATNVLRTAGPVPAAFAFAGDFLKAVLLLLVLTRFFPAMSRETLLVAAVAVVLGHDFSVLAGFKGGKGVATTFGVVVVLSWPVALVELGIWVAVMALRNTVSLASVAVFATLPVAALLLRQPPKLVLIYALLAALGIVRHAANIRRLRTGEEPKLDRSYFRRR
- the cmk gene encoding (d)CMP kinase; this encodes MRRDIAIDGPSGSGKTSVGLRVANELGLMLVDSGLLYRVYTAAYVEQFPSDRCPRSDRLLRILERSISYEPGGTVLFDGHVLQVPLHDPTVDSLVSPVSAVPQVRAAVNRELRSIALLQDVVMVGRDIGTTVLPIAFLKVFITADPDVRARRRVAQLERQGISVDYGAVLANIRERDAIDSSREDSPLRCTEEHVKLDNSADGSDGVVQAILSEYHRRLEHAV
- a CDS encoding 1-acyl-sn-glycerol-3-phosphate acyltransferase yields the protein MAPMESCRQSFPSTTGGLSMLYELVVPAGRLWFSTFFNLRVIGLENVPRHGPGLICGNHCSYLDPMLAAFAVPRKVYCLSRKETYQHPLLGPFIRHLGAVRIDRESLADKDALQAVLAIMDHGDLCMIYPEGTRSPDGCLQNPHNGAAFLAVKSGAPVVPMAIIGSYECWPRQRRVPRVGRITVRIGQPVTYHLPPERESRKEDLTAISMDIMGRIRTLQEQGHA
- a CDS encoding DNA-binding protein; amino-acid sequence: MTKSDLVVAVAAKTGCSRAVVENVLHQALNTSSKELRAGRKVTLTGFGVFCVSVRKAHSGVNPKTREAVNVPEKRVVIFRMSGKLKKLVENK